The DNA segment GCGCGATCTCGGCGTGGAGAAAGGCGACCGTGTCGTCATCTATATGCCGATGATCCCCGAGGCGCTGTTCGCCATGCTGGCCTGCGCGCGCATCGGCGCGGTGCATTCGGTCGTTTTCGGAGGCTTCGCGGCGGCCGAACTGGCAAGCCGCATCGACGATGCCCGCCCCAAGGTTGTTCTCTCCGCCTCCTGCGGCATCGAGCCGAACCGGACCGTTGCCTACAAGCCGCTTCTCGATCTGGCGCTGACCATGACCAAGAACACGCCGACGGCGTGCGTGGTGCTGCAGCGCCCCCAGGCCGAGGCAAGCCTGAAGGAAGGTCGCGACCACGATTGGAACGCGCTGCGCGAGAAGGCTGCCACGGGCGGCCGTTGGGCGGAATGCGCCACCGTGTCGGCCACCGATCCGCTCTACGTCCTCTACACCTCCGGCACCACCGGGAAGCCCAAGGGCGTGGTGCGCGATACCGGCGGCTACATGGTCGCGCTGCGCTGGTCGATGGAAGGTCTCTACGGCGTGAAACCCGGCGAGGTGTTCTGGTCCGCCTCCGACATCGGTTGGGTTGTCGGGCATTCCTACATCGTCTACGCGCCCCTCCTCACGGGCTGCACGACGGTGCTCTATGAGGGCAAGCCGGTCGGCACACCCGACGCCGGCGTCTTCTGGCGGGTGATCGAGGAATACAAGGTCAGCGCGCTGTTCACCGCGCCGACGGCGCTGCGCGCGATCAAGAAGGAGGACCCGGAAGGCAAGTTGATGGCCGACTATGATCGGTCATCCCTGCGTACTCTTTTTCTCGCCGGCGAGCGCGCCGATCCCGATACGGTGGAGTGGGCGCAGGACAGGCTTTCCGTGCCGGTCGTCGACCATTGGTGGCAGACCGAGACCGGCTGGGCCATCGCCGGCAATCCGATCGGCCTCGGAGCCCTGGATATCAAGGTCGGCTCGACCGGTGTGCCGATGCCCGGCTACACGATCGACATTCTCGATGAGGGCGGGCACCCCGCCGGGCCGAACAAGATGGGGGCGATCGCGATCAAGCTCCCGCTGCCGCCCGGCTGCCTGCCGACACTGTGGCGGCAGGACGAGCGGTTCCGGGAAAGCTACCTCACCGAGTATCCCGGTTACTACAAGACCGCCGATGCCGGCTTCTGTGATCCCGATGGGCAGCTCTACATCATGGGTCGCACCGACGACATCATCAACGTCGCCGGTCATCGCCTCTCCACCGGGGGCATGGAAGAGGTTCTCGCCTCCCATCAGGACGTCGCTGAATGCGCGGTGATCGGCATCCACGACGCGTTGAAGGGTGAAGTGCCGTGCGGCTTCGTGGTCCTTAAGGCTGGAGTGACCCGCGCGCCGAACGAGATCGAGAACGAGATCATTGCGCTGGTGCGCGAGCGCATCGGCCCTGTCGCGGCCTTCCGCATCGCCATCGCCGTGCACCGCCTGCCCAAGACGCGCTCGGGCAAGATCCTGCGTGGCACCATGAAGAAGATCGCCGATTCCGAGCCGTGGAACATGCCCGCCACCATCGACGATCCCTCCTCGCTCGATGAGATCGCCGCGGTCCTTAGTGCGCGTGGCCTGTCCAAGGCCTCGGCCGCGTAAGCCACGGATCCACGCGTTCCGGCAAGGGCGCGGCAGGCGCCGTGCCGGGACGCACCGAATCCGATCAAACCGGTGGGCGGACATGCGCCCGCCAACCCCATCTTTACCAAACGTTCACCCTTTTCGCGCTCGACTGGAGCGTGAATGAAGCGCCCCTTTTGCGGGGCTGCCGAACCTGGTTCCGGGTGGAGTTTTCGACGATGCAGACCGGAACACGGCCAAAGCGCCGGATCGCCGTCCTTTTCGGTGGCCGCTCGCCTGAGCATGACGTTTCCATCCTGTCAGCGACCAACGTCATGCGCGCCCTCGACCCGGCGGCCTATGACGCCGTGCCGGTGTTCGTCACGCGCGAGGGCGCATGGCGGCTCGCTCGCTTCGACGGCTCGGCCTTGGAAACACCCGTCGCCGGGACGCAGATCGCGCTCATTCCCGGAGGGGGCGGGCGGTTGGTGGCGATCGACGAGGCGGCTTCTGGAGACAGAACCTACCGCGACCTGCCCGCCATCGATCTCCTGTTTCCCGTGCTTCACGGCCTGCATGGCGAAGATGGCTCGATCCAGGGACTGGCCGAGGTCGCTCGGGTGCCGCTGGTCGGCTGCGGGATGACCGGCTCGGTCACCGTGATCGACAAGGATCTCGCCAAACGGCTGCTGAGGGATGCGGGGCTTCCCGTCGCGCGCGCGCTGGTCATTCGATCTGGCGACACGCCGTCCTTTCCGGACGTGCAACGCACGCTCGGGCTGCCGCTGTTCGTGAAGCCGGCGCGGCAGGGATCTTCCTTCGGCGTCAGCAAGGTCACATGCGAGAGTGAGTATGAGGCGGCGCTCGCCGAAGGCTTCCGGCACGACATAAAGCTGCTCGCGGAGGAATTCGTCGAGGGGCGGGAGATCGAATGCGCGGTGCTGCAGCGGCCGGATGGCGAGCTTTTCGTCTCCCGTCCCGGCGAAATCGCCCCAGCGGCCAGCCATGGCTTCTACAGCTTCGAGGCCAAGTATATCGACGCCGACGGCGCGGCGGTGATCGTCCCCGCCCAACTGCCGGCGGAGGTGGAAGACGCGTTGCGGGCGATGTCCGCCGCCGCTTTCGAGGCCACCGGCTGCGACGCGATGGCCCGCGTCGACTTCTTTCTCAAGCCGGATATGAGCGTCGTCATCAACGAACTCAACACCATTCCCGGCTTCACCGATATCAGCATGTACGCCAAGGCGATGGCCGCGAGCGGCGTCAGCTACCCGCAGGTCCTCGACGCCCTCGTGGATCACGCGCTGGCGCGCGGCGGGCGCTAGCGACGTTCCATAAAGAAGGGGCGCCCGAAGCGCCCCTTTCCATCCCTGCGGCACAGGCCGAAAGGCTCATTCGTCCTCGGCTTCGCTCTTGCGCGAACCACCAAGCTTGGCAAACACGGTGTCGAGGTCGATGGCCTCTTCGCGCGGCTTCGGCGTGGGGACGAAGGGCTCGTCCATGGCACCGTGCCCGGTGGTGACGTCGGCCGGCAGCAGCGTCGCGCCGCCCTCGCCGGCGACAGCCGCCGGGCGGTCCTTGGAGGAGCGCTGCACCTCGATGTCGAGGTCGATCTGCGAGCACAGGCCAAGCGTCACCGGATCCATCGGCGTCAGGTTGGCCGCATTCCAGTGGGTGCGCTCCTTGATCGACTCGATCGTCGTCTTGGTGGTGCCCACCAGACGCATGATCTGGCTGTCCTTCAATTCGGGATGACTGCGCAGCAGCCACAGAATGGCGTTCGGCCGGTCCTGGCGCTTGGAGACCGGGGTGTAGCGCGGACCACGCCGGCGCTTGGCCTCGGGCAGCTTCACCTTCGGCTCAAGCAGCTTCAGGCTACGGCTCGCATCCTTCTCGGCACGCTCGATCTCGTCGCGGCCGAGCTGGCCGGTCGTGACGGGATCCAGCCCCTTGATGCCCTGCGCGACCTCGCCATCGGCGATGCCCTTCACTTCGAGCACATGGAGCTTACAAAAATCGGCGATCTGGTCGAAGGTCAGAGCCGTATTCTCGACCAGCCACACGGCGGTGGCCTTCGGCATCAGGGGGGCGTTCGCCATGGGACGCGTCTCCATCCAATTGGGTCGTTCGGCCGCGCAAGCGCTCTCACGCGCTCCGCCGCCCTTTGTGGGAGCGGAGCCTCGGACCGTCTCGCGATGACCGGGATCGCGCAAATATAGGCCGCCCGGCGCCATCCTGCAAACCCAAAGAAGACATAAGCGATGAAGACGGCGCAGGCGTCGACGTGCCCCCACCATTCGGGAACATTTCTACACTTAGGAAGAATTTAGGAACAATTCGTCCGCCATTCGAAATACATGGCACCGCAAGGGCGTTCGCGTGAATAATGCCGCCAAACCTTCGCGGAACTCACAAACGGGCGCGACAGGGAAAACAGGAGAGGATTATCGATGTTACTGCGCTCTCTACTCGCCGCCGTTCTGCTGCTCGGCATCATAACACCATCGCTTGCCCAGCAACTGCCCGGCACAGCGGACACCTCGCGCATATCGGGTGGCACCTACGCGGTGGACGCCAACCACACGCAAGTGACCTGGACGGTCGACCATCTCGGCATCACGCCGCTTTCGGGCATGTTCGCGGCGACGAGCGGCACCCTGGTACTCGATCCCGCACATCCCGAAACGGCGCAGCTGAACGTCACCGTCCCCATTTCGTCGCTGGCGGTGACCTCGCAGAGCTTCGGAACGGATCTCGCTGGCCCCGAATTTTTCGACACGGCAACGTTTCCCACCGCGACCTTCGCCTCCACGCGGGTGAAGCCGGATGGCATGACGGCGACGGTCGAGGGCGATCTGACCCTTCACGGCATCACACGGCCGGTCACGCTGGAGGTGACGTTCTTCGGTGCCGGCGTCAATCCGCGCAGCAAGCGGGAAAATGTCGGCTTCACCGCGACCGGCAGGCTCAAGCGCAGCGATTTCGGGCTGGGCCTCGCCGTCCCCGTGGTCTCCGACGCGGTGAGCCTGTCCATCGTCGGCGCGTTCGAGAAGCGCCCTTGAGACGGCCGCGCGCTTGACAGCGCGGGCGGCGCCACCCATGACGGGGCGACCCCTGATCGATGGATCAAGCGATGAGCGCCGCCCAGAAGCCCGAACTGCGGATCCTGCTTTGCGCGCCGCGCGGCTTCTGCGCCGGCGTGGTGCGCGCGATCGACGCTGTGGAGCGCGCTCTCGAGATCTATGGCCCGCCGGTCTATGTGCGCCATGAGATCGTGCACAACAAATATGTGGTGGAAGGCCTGAAGGCGAAGGGCGCGATCTTCGTTGAAGAGCTTCACGAGGTGCCGGCTGGCGCCACGGCCCCGGTCATCTTCTCCGCCCATGGCGTCGCCCGCTCGGTGCCCGAGGATGCCGCGCGGCGAAATTTCTTCGCCATCGATGCCACCTGCCCGCTGGTGACCAAGGTGCACCGCGAAGCGGTCGTGCACCACAAGAAGGGCCGCGACGTGGTGCTGATCGGCCATGCCGGTCATCCCGAAGTGATCGGCACGATGGGCCAGCTTCCCGCGGGCGCGGTGGCGCTGGTGGAAACGGCGGAGCAGGCCCGCGCCTTCACTCCGCGCGACCCGTCCAATCTCGCCTTCACGACCCAGACCACCCTTTCTGTCGATGACACCGCAGAGATCGTCGCCATCCTGCGCGCGCGCTTCCCCTCCATGGTCGCCCCGCACAAGGAGGATATCTGCTACGCCACCACCAACCGCCAGGAGGCGGTCAAACGGGTGGCGCCGCAGGTCGAGGCCATGATCGTGGTCGGCGCGCCGAACTCGTCGAATTCCCAGCGCCTGCGCGAGGTCGCCGAGCGCGAAGGATGCCGCGTCGCCGTCCTGGTGCAGCGCGCCGAAGACATCGACTGGAACGTGTTCGGCGCCATTTCCTCGCTGGGCATCACTGCAGGCGCCTCCGCTCCGGAGGTGCTGGTCGAAGAGATCATCGACGCCTTTGCGGAGCGTTTCACCGTGGCGGTCGAATCCGTCTACACCGCCCATGAGGACGTCTTCTTCCCGCTGCCCCGCCAGCTCCGCCCCGATGCGGCCGAATAGATTCCCGCGAACAGGCACGACACAATTTCATGGCCGTCTATACCGACGTCGCACCGGAAGAGCTCGAATCCTTCCTCGCCACCTATGACATCGGCCGCCTGCGCGCCTTCAAGGGCATCGCGGAGGGCGTCGAGAATTCGAACTACCTGCTTCAGACCGAAGCGGGCAGCTTCATCCTCACCCTCTATGAGAAGCGGGTGAACCCGGACGACCTGCCGTTCTTCATCGATCTGATGGAGCATCTGGCCAGCCGTGGCATCGACTGCCCGCAGCCGGTCAAGAATCGCACGGGAACGGCCCTCGGAACGCTCGCCGGCCGGCCGGCGCTGATCGCCACTTTTCTGGTCGGCACCTCGGTGCGGCGCCCGACCGCCGCTCATTGCGCCGCGCTCGGCACGGCTCTGGCGGGGCTGCACAAGGCGGGCGCCGACTTCACGGCCCGGCGCCGCGTCAACGCGCTTTCCGTTCCCGGCTGGCGGCCGCTGTTCGATCAGGCCAAGGCGCGCGCGGACACGGTGGCGCCGGGACTGGCGGACCTCATTGCCGACGAGCTGGGCGTTCTCGAGCCGAACTGGCCCGCCGGCCTTCCCGCCGGCATCATCCATGCGGACCTGTTCCCGGACAATGTGTTCTTCATTGACGGCAGGCTGTCGGGGCTGATCGACTTCTATTTCGCCTGCAACGACCTGCTCGCCTACGACATCGCCATCTGCCTCAATGCCTGGTGCTTCGAGGCTGATGGCGCCTACAACCTCACTAAGGGCCGCGCCCTGCTCGCCGCCTATGGCGCGGAGCGCGCGCTCACGCCGGCGGAGATCGACGCGCTGCCGCTCTTGTGCCGTGGCGCGGCGCTGCGCTTCCTCCTGACCCGCCTGGTGGACTGGCTGAATGTGCCCCTCGGCGCCCTGGTGCGCCCCCACGACCCCAGGGACTATCTGCGCCGGCTGCGTTTCCACCGGAGCGTGGAAAGCGTCCGCGATTATGGGATCGGCGCGTGAAAACGGCTCCCGGCACCGCCCGCATCTTCTCCGATGACGCCGCCGCGAAGGAGGCGCCGAAGGGGATTGTCGCGATCTGGACCGACGGTGCCTGCTCGGGTAATCCCGGTCCCGGCGGCTGGGGGGCGATCCTGCGCTATGCGGGCGCGCAGAAGGAACTCTCAGGGGGCGAATCCCCGACCACCAACAACCGCATGGAACTGACCGCGGCCATCGAGGCGCTGGACGCGCTCAAGCGCGCCTGCACGGTCGATCTGCACACGGACAGCGAGTATCTTCGCAACGGCGTCACCAAATGGATGGCCGGCTGGAAGCGCAACGGCTGGCGCACGGCCGACAAGAAGCCGGTGAAGAATGTCGACCTGTGGGAACGGCTGGAAGTCGCCATCGCCCGCCACGAGATTCACTGGCATTGGGTCAAGGGGCACGCCGGCGACCCGATGAACGAACGCGCCGACGAGCTCGCCCGCGCCGGAATGGCGCCCTACAAGCATGGGCATCGCGGCGGATGACCCCGCCCGCCGGGCCATCTCCGGGCACTGTCGCCGGCACCCCGGCCATCCTGCTCAGACTGGAAGGTCTGGCGGTCTTCGCGGGCGCGCTTGTGGTCTATGCGGCACTGGCGCCGAACTGGTGGCTTTTCGCCGCGCTCATTCTGGCCCCGGACCTCGCCATGCTTGGCTATCTCGCGGGTCCCGTCCTCGGTGCCCGGCTCTATAATGGCGTGCACAGCTATATCGGCCCGGCCCTTCTCGCCGCCCTCGCCTATAGCCTTGCCGATCCACATCTGGGGGCGGTAGCCGCGATCTGGGTTGCCCATATCGGCATCGATCGCGCCTTGGGCTACGGGCTCAAATATCCGGACAGTTTCGGTCACACCCATCTGGGAAAGCTCGGAACCGCCGGCAAACCCGGGAAAGTCAGGGTTGATCCGCCTGCCGCGGATTGACAACAGCCCCCCTGCTCCGCTATCAGCCGGGCCTCGAATTTGGAAGCTGGCGGATCGGGGCGCGGCCATAGAGGTGCCGTCTCATGCGCAGGCGCTGTCGATCCGAAGGTTAAGTGTCATGAAGATTCGTAACTCTCTCAAGTCGCTGCTCGGCCGTCACCGCGACAATCGTC comes from the Ancylobacter pratisalsi genome and includes:
- a CDS encoding propionyl-CoA synthetase encodes the protein MTTPDRPVATSRYPAIYDRSIQDPEGFWREAARAIDWIAEPREIFDSSLGVYGRWFVGGLTNMCHNAVDRHVDAGRGQQPAIYYDSPVTGTKRTVTYSELLTEVRLLGGVLRDLGVEKGDRVVIYMPMIPEALFAMLACARIGAVHSVVFGGFAAAELASRIDDARPKVVLSASCGIEPNRTVAYKPLLDLALTMTKNTPTACVVLQRPQAEASLKEGRDHDWNALREKAATGGRWAECATVSATDPLYVLYTSGTTGKPKGVVRDTGGYMVALRWSMEGLYGVKPGEVFWSASDIGWVVGHSYIVYAPLLTGCTTVLYEGKPVGTPDAGVFWRVIEEYKVSALFTAPTALRAIKKEDPEGKLMADYDRSSLRTLFLAGERADPDTVEWAQDRLSVPVVDHWWQTETGWAIAGNPIGLGALDIKVGSTGVPMPGYTIDILDEGGHPAGPNKMGAIAIKLPLPPGCLPTLWRQDERFRESYLTEYPGYYKTADAGFCDPDGQLYIMGRTDDIINVAGHRLSTGGMEEVLASHQDVAECAVIGIHDALKGEVPCGFVVLKAGVTRAPNEIENEIIALVRERIGPVAAFRIAIAVHRLPKTRSGKILRGTMKKIADSEPWNMPATIDDPSSLDEIAAVLSARGLSKASAA
- a CDS encoding D-alanine--D-alanine ligase family protein, whose product is MQTGTRPKRRIAVLFGGRSPEHDVSILSATNVMRALDPAAYDAVPVFVTREGAWRLARFDGSALETPVAGTQIALIPGGGGRLVAIDEAASGDRTYRDLPAIDLLFPVLHGLHGEDGSIQGLAEVARVPLVGCGMTGSVTVIDKDLAKRLLRDAGLPVARALVIRSGDTPSFPDVQRTLGLPLFVKPARQGSSFGVSKVTCESEYEAALAEGFRHDIKLLAEEFVEGREIECAVLQRPDGELFVSRPGEIAPAASHGFYSFEAKYIDADGAAVIVPAQLPAEVEDALRAMSAAAFEATGCDAMARVDFFLKPDMSVVINELNTIPGFTDISMYAKAMAASGVSYPQVLDALVDHALARGGR
- a CDS encoding DUF1013 domain-containing protein, coding for MANAPLMPKATAVWLVENTALTFDQIADFCKLHVLEVKGIADGEVAQGIKGLDPVTTGQLGRDEIERAEKDASRSLKLLEPKVKLPEAKRRRGPRYTPVSKRQDRPNAILWLLRSHPELKDSQIMRLVGTTKTTIESIKERTHWNAANLTPMDPVTLGLCSQIDLDIEVQRSSKDRPAAVAGEGGATLLPADVTTGHGAMDEPFVPTPKPREEAIDLDTVFAKLGGSRKSEAEDE
- a CDS encoding YceI family protein codes for the protein MLLRSLLAAVLLLGIITPSLAQQLPGTADTSRISGGTYAVDANHTQVTWTVDHLGITPLSGMFAATSGTLVLDPAHPETAQLNVTVPISSLAVTSQSFGTDLAGPEFFDTATFPTATFASTRVKPDGMTATVEGDLTLHGITRPVTLEVTFFGAGVNPRSKRENVGFTATGRLKRSDFGLGLAVPVVSDAVSLSIVGAFEKRP
- the ispH gene encoding 4-hydroxy-3-methylbut-2-enyl diphosphate reductase, with amino-acid sequence MSAAQKPELRILLCAPRGFCAGVVRAIDAVERALEIYGPPVYVRHEIVHNKYVVEGLKAKGAIFVEELHEVPAGATAPVIFSAHGVARSVPEDAARRNFFAIDATCPLVTKVHREAVVHHKKGRDVVLIGHAGHPEVIGTMGQLPAGAVALVETAEQARAFTPRDPSNLAFTTQTTLSVDDTAEIVAILRARFPSMVAPHKEDICYATTNRQEAVKRVAPQVEAMIVVGAPNSSNSQRLREVAEREGCRVAVLVQRAEDIDWNVFGAISSLGITAGASAPEVLVEEIIDAFAERFTVAVESVYTAHEDVFFPLPRQLRPDAAE
- a CDS encoding homoserine kinase → MAVYTDVAPEELESFLATYDIGRLRAFKGIAEGVENSNYLLQTEAGSFILTLYEKRVNPDDLPFFIDLMEHLASRGIDCPQPVKNRTGTALGTLAGRPALIATFLVGTSVRRPTAAHCAALGTALAGLHKAGADFTARRRVNALSVPGWRPLFDQAKARADTVAPGLADLIADELGVLEPNWPAGLPAGIIHADLFPDNVFFIDGRLSGLIDFYFACNDLLAYDIAICLNAWCFEADGAYNLTKGRALLAAYGAERALTPAEIDALPLLCRGAALRFLLTRLVDWLNVPLGALVRPHDPRDYLRRLRFHRSVESVRDYGIGA
- the rnhA gene encoding ribonuclease HI, with the translated sequence MKTAPGTARIFSDDAAAKEAPKGIVAIWTDGACSGNPGPGGWGAILRYAGAQKELSGGESPTTNNRMELTAAIEALDALKRACTVDLHTDSEYLRNGVTKWMAGWKRNGWRTADKKPVKNVDLWERLEVAIARHEIHWHWVKGHAGDPMNERADELARAGMAPYKHGHRGG
- a CDS encoding DUF4260 domain-containing protein, producing the protein MTPPAGPSPGTVAGTPAILLRLEGLAVFAGALVVYAALAPNWWLFAALILAPDLAMLGYLAGPVLGARLYNGVHSYIGPALLAALAYSLADPHLGAVAAIWVAHIGIDRALGYGLKYPDSFGHTHLGKLGTAGKPGKVRVDPPAAD